A single region of the Marinilabiliales bacterium genome encodes:
- the lysA gene encoding diaminopimelate decarboxylase has product MDDLTGLRTPYYLYDLDLLKKTVSEAAEGAARYGYSIHYAIKANNDPVVSAVIRDMGLGADCVSGNEIRRSLEYGFSPGGIVFAGVGKTDDEIKLALAEGIFCLNVESVEELEVIRYIADLYGMRARVALRVNPSVEAETHQYITTGLNENKFGISLPHLRKALEICAGSDCVDFMGLHFHIGSQITSLEPYRRLCERVSSIWKEFGIEAYGGRMVNLGGGLGIDYNDPEQHPVPDFSSFFAVFNGTLDLPSGTDVRFELGRSLVGQCGRIVTKVLYTKQGVGRNFVITDAGMTELMRPSLYQATHRIKNINSSGDPELYDVVGPVCESTDVFGKDILLPATSRGDLLQILSCGAYAQSMSLDFNLRDKPQARYSAGKRILSAADLKGLKNIGSLIS; this is encoded by the coding sequence ATGGATGATCTCACAGGATTAAGAACACCATATTACCTTTATGACCTTGACCTTCTGAAGAAGACAGTCTCAGAAGCAGCAGAAGGTGCAGCCCGTTACGGGTATTCTATCCACTATGCTATAAAGGCCAACAATGATCCGGTGGTATCGGCGGTAATAAGGGATATGGGCCTTGGTGCCGATTGTGTTAGCGGCAATGAGATACGCCGGTCACTTGAATATGGTTTTTCTCCTGGTGGAATTGTTTTTGCCGGGGTTGGTAAGACTGATGACGAGATAAAGCTTGCACTTGCCGAAGGCATTTTCTGCTTAAACGTCGAATCTGTCGAAGAGCTTGAAGTGATAAGGTATATCGCTGATTTATACGGGATGAGAGCCCGGGTTGCATTAAGGGTGAATCCATCGGTTGAAGCGGAAACTCACCAGTATATAACTACCGGACTTAACGAGAATAAATTCGGTATAAGTCTCCCGCACCTCAGGAAGGCTCTTGAAATTTGTGCCGGTTCTGATTGTGTTGACTTTATGGGGCTTCATTTTCATATAGGGAGCCAGATAACATCACTGGAGCCTTACAGAAGGCTCTGTGAAAGGGTCAGCAGCATCTGGAAGGAGTTCGGGATAGAGGCATACGGAGGAAGAATGGTGAACCTGGGAGGTGGCCTTGGGATTGATTACAATGATCCTGAGCAGCATCCGGTACCTGATTTCAGCTCTTTTTTTGCTGTATTTAATGGCACCCTTGATCTGCCTTCGGGGACAGATGTGCGGTTTGAACTGGGCAGGAGTCTGGTAGGACAGTGTGGAAGGATCGTTACAAAAGTGCTTTATACCAAGCAGGGAGTCGGGAGAAACTTTGTTATTACCGATGCCGGAATGACCGAACTTATGAGGCCGTCCCTTTACCAGGCAACACATCGCATAAAGAATATCAACTCTTCCGGTGACCCGGAACTGTATGATGTTGTCGGACCTGTTTGTGAATCGACCGATGTATTCGGGAAGGATATCCTTTTACCGGCAACTTCCCGCGGTGATCTTTTGCAGATACTATCCTGCGGGGCATACGCCCAGTCTATGAGCCTTGATTTTAACCTGAGGGACAAACCTCAGGCCAGGTACAGTGCAGGTAAAAGAATTTTATCTGCTGCAGATCTTAAAGGTTTGAAAAACATCGGGAGCCTGATTTCATAG
- a CDS encoding aspartate kinase gives MSYKVIKFGGSNLQTVNDPGRCAGIAEQYNTPCVIVLSAFYGVTDKLRQAAFEAADSGKLPSGSIEALTDSCFEQIKLNIDDDRVAADTGREVQCLLDRLSDLYRGIHAIGELPPGIHDSILSFGERISAVIFNGVMVSRGLDSVLRLPEHIGLVTDGEFGSSSILLKESAKKVGKHFAGNRYFVVPGFYGVSDEDKITLLGRGGTDYSAAALAYLLDASSLDVWKDVDGFQTGDPKVVADPQTIKLLSYSEAAELSYFGARILHPRTVEPLQPKNIPVRVFNVGSPSGEPATLIGPDPGNGFTSPKSITFSRHFSVLKLKGPGVGIKPGILARAAGIMDAAGVNISSVFTSQTAICFLLQSGDLKKATRAVKVNAPSLISDVETINDIALVALVGEGITKRHGVAARAFQAVAAENINVEIIAAGASTAAIYFVVKENDCNRAVMATHSYFFGNDRQVLLQDHSDLTSVVL, from the coding sequence ATGTCTTACAAGGTAATTAAATTCGGAGGTTCAAACCTCCAGACAGTAAATGACCCGGGCAGATGCGCCGGGATTGCGGAACAATACAACACGCCCTGTGTGATCGTATTATCAGCGTTTTACGGGGTAACTGACAAGCTCAGGCAGGCAGCATTTGAGGCGGCTGACTCGGGTAAACTCCCTTCCGGAAGCATTGAGGCTCTGACCGATTCCTGCTTTGAACAGATAAAGCTGAATATTGATGATGACCGGGTTGCTGCCGACACCGGAAGGGAGGTACAGTGCCTGCTGGACAGGCTCTCTGATCTCTACAGGGGTATTCATGCGATTGGTGAACTGCCCCCGGGCATTCATGATTCAATTCTCAGTTTCGGAGAAAGGATAAGCGCTGTCATATTTAACGGAGTAATGGTTTCACGTGGACTCGATTCGGTTCTCCGGCTGCCGGAGCATATCGGACTGGTTACAGATGGCGAATTCGGTTCATCCAGCATCCTTCTGAAGGAATCTGCCAAAAAGGTAGGGAAGCATTTTGCCGGCAACCGCTATTTTGTGGTCCCGGGTTTTTACGGTGTTTCGGATGAGGATAAGATAACCCTTCTGGGCCGCGGGGGAACCGACTATTCGGCTGCGGCGCTTGCGTACCTCCTGGATGCTTCAAGCCTCGATGTGTGGAAGGATGTTGACGGCTTTCAGACCGGAGACCCCAAGGTGGTAGCTGATCCTCAAACCATAAAACTACTCTCCTACAGTGAGGCTGCCGAGCTCTCATATTTCGGTGCACGGATCCTGCATCCCAGAACGGTTGAGCCGCTCCAACCCAAAAATATACCGGTAAGGGTGTTTAACGTAGGTTCGCCCTCCGGTGAGCCTGCAACACTCATAGGGCCTGATCCGGGCAATGGTTTTACCAGTCCCAAAAGCATAACTTTCAGCCGGCACTTTTCGGTATTGAAGTTAAAGGGACCGGGTGTCGGGATCAAACCCGGCATCCTGGCCAGGGCAGCCGGGATAATGGATGCAGCGGGGGTTAATATTTCTTCGGTTTTTACATCGCAGACAGCCATCTGCTTCCTGCTGCAAAGCGGGGACCTGAAAAAGGCAACAAGGGCAGTAAAGGTCAATGCCCCGTCACTTATAAGCGATGTGGAAACAATAAACGATATTGCACTGGTTGCACTTGTCGGTGAAGGCATAACAAAGAGGCACGGAGTTGCCGCCAGGGCTTTCCAGGCAGTGGCAGCTGAGAATATCAATGTTGAGATTATTGCAGCAGGCGCATCGACGGCTGCCATCTATTTCGTGGTGAAGGAAAATGACTGCAACAGGGCAGTCATGGCTACGCACAGCTATTTCTTCGGCAATGACAGGCAAGTTTTACTTCAGGACCATTCAGACCTTACATCTGTTGTACTTTAA